The following are encoded in a window of Trichocoleus sp. genomic DNA:
- the rplQ gene encoding 50S ribosomal protein L17, with protein sequence MRHRCRVPQLGKPADQRKALLRALTTELIRHGRITTTKIRAKAVRSEAEHIITLAKDGSLSARRQALGYLYDKQLVHRLFEQVKERYGDRQGGYTRVVRTVNRRGDNAEMAIIELT encoded by the coding sequence ATGCGTCACCGTTGCCGCGTCCCGCAATTAGGCAAACCTGCTGATCAGCGTAAAGCGCTTCTGAGAGCACTTACGACTGAATTGATTCGTCATGGTCGGATTACAACGACTAAGATTCGAGCTAAAGCAGTTCGCTCCGAAGCAGAACACATTATTACACTAGCCAAAGACGGCTCTCTTTCCGCCCGTCGTCAAGCTCTCGGTTATTTGTATGACAAACAGCTAGTTCATCGACTGTTTGAGCAGGTCAAAGAACGTTATGGCGATCGGCAAGGTGGATATACTCGAGTCGTTCGCACTGTGAACCGTCGAGGGGACAATGCTGAAATGGCAATCATCGAATTAACGTGA
- a CDS encoding DNA-directed RNA polymerase subunit alpha: MAQFQVECVESDSGHDRSSYSKFVIGPLERGQGITVGNSLRRVLLSNLEGAAVTAVRIAGVTHEFMTIPGVREDVLDILLNMKEVVLKSYSFQPQIGRVRVEGPATVTAAYFELPSEVEAINSDQYIATLSPGSTLEMEFRIEKGIGYRAIERSRDENSALDFLQLDSVFMPVRKVNYSIENARIDGSLEKDRLIMEIWTNGSLTPQEALSQAANILVELFNPLREIDFAPIDDMDDSVEDPTNQIPIEELQLSVRAYNCLKRAQINSVADLLDYTQEDLLEIKNFGAKSAEEVIQALQDRLGITLPHDKSSRSS; encoded by the coding sequence GTGGCACAGTTTCAAGTTGAGTGCGTAGAGTCTGATTCTGGGCACGATCGTAGCTCATATAGTAAGTTTGTAATTGGACCTTTAGAGAGGGGACAGGGAATCACTGTCGGCAATTCACTGCGACGGGTTCTTCTGTCTAATTTAGAGGGAGCAGCAGTTACTGCGGTTCGGATTGCTGGGGTAACTCATGAATTTATGACGATTCCTGGGGTGAGGGAGGATGTTCTTGACATTCTGCTAAACATGAAGGAAGTCGTACTGAAAAGTTATTCATTTCAACCGCAGATTGGTCGAGTCAGAGTTGAAGGTCCTGCAACTGTGACAGCTGCCTATTTTGAGCTTCCTTCTGAAGTGGAAGCCATTAACTCTGATCAGTACATTGCCACTCTTTCACCCGGTTCAACTTTAGAGATGGAGTTTCGGATTGAGAAAGGAATTGGCTATCGTGCAATCGAAAGAAGTCGGGATGAGAATTCTGCTCTAGATTTTCTCCAGCTTGACTCAGTTTTCATGCCTGTTCGGAAGGTCAACTACTCGATCGAGAACGCTCGAATCGATGGATCTTTGGAAAAAGATCGCTTGATCATGGAGATCTGGACAAATGGCAGCTTGACCCCTCAGGAAGCATTAAGCCAGGCTGCAAACATTTTGGTTGAGCTATTCAATCCACTGCGTGAGATTGACTTTGCGCCAATCGACGACATGGATGATAGCGTCGAAGATCCGACGAATCAGATTCCTATCGAGGAATTGCAGCTCTCTGTTCGGGCATACAACTGTTTGAAGCGGGCACAGATTAACTCTGTAGCAGATCTACTTGACTATACCCAAGAAGACTTGCTGGAAATTAAAAACTTTGGAGCTAAATCTGCAGAAGAAGTGATTCAGGCTCTACAAGACCGACTTGGTATCACGCTACCACATGACAAGTCTTCTCGATCGAGCTAG
- the rpsK gene encoding 30S ribosomal protein S11, whose product MARQPSKKTGPKKQKRNVPSGVAHIQSTFNNTIVTITDANGEAISWASSGSSGFKGAKKGTPFAAQTAAENAARRATDQGMRQIEVMVSGPGSGRETAIRALQGAGLEITLIRDVTPIPHNGCRPPKRRRV is encoded by the coding sequence ATGGCACGACAACCAAGTAAAAAGACTGGACCTAAGAAGCAAAAGCGGAATGTTCCTAGTGGTGTAGCTCACATCCAGTCGACTTTCAATAACACGATCGTCACGATCACCGATGCGAACGGTGAAGCAATCTCATGGGCTTCTTCAGGTTCAAGCGGATTTAAGGGAGCTAAGAAGGGAACTCCTTTTGCAGCCCAAACTGCGGCTGAAAATGCGGCTCGTCGCGCTACGGATCAAGGGATGCGTCAGATTGAGGTGATGGTGAGTGGTCCTGGTTCAGGTCGAGAAACCGCGATTCGGGCGCTGCAAGGAGCAGGGTTGGAAATCACATTGATTCGAGATGTAACACCCATTCCTCATAATGGTTGCCGCCCACCCAAGCGTCGCCGCGTTTAA
- the rpsM gene encoding 30S ribosomal protein S13: protein MARIAGVDLPRDKRVEIGLTYIYGIGPTRSKEILAKTGVSPDTRIKDLSDAEVAALRETVETDYEIEGDLRRLEAMNIKRLMDIGSYRGRRHRLGLPVRGQRTRTNARTRRGGRRTVAGKKKAPKK from the coding sequence GTGGCACGAATTGCCGGAGTAGACCTTCCACGCGATAAGCGTGTTGAGATAGGTCTGACCTATATCTATGGAATTGGACCAACCCGCTCCAAAGAGATACTTGCTAAAACTGGTGTAAGTCCAGATACAAGAATCAAGGATTTGTCTGATGCTGAAGTTGCAGCACTCAGAGAAACGGTCGAGACTGATTATGAGATTGAAGGTGATCTAAGACGATTAGAAGCGATGAACATCAAGCGATTGATGGACATTGGCTCATATCGAGGTCGTCGCCATCGGCTAGGGTTGCCTGTCCGGGGTCAACGGACTAGAACGAATGCTCGTACTCGCCGGGGTGGTCGCCGGACTGTAGCAGGGAAGAAGAAAGCTCCTAAGAAGTAG
- the rpmJ gene encoding 50S ribosomal protein L36: MKVRASVRRMCEKCRVIRRRGRVMVICSNPKHKQRQG; encoded by the coding sequence ATGAAAGTCCGAGCATCTGTTCGTAGAATGTGTGAAAAGTGTCGTGTTATCCGTAGACGCGGCAGGGTAATGGTGATTTGCTCTAATCCAAAGCACAAGCAACGCCAAGGTTAG
- the infA gene encoding translation initiation factor IF-1, with product MSKQDLIEMEGTVTDSLPNAMFRVDLDNGFNVLAHISGKIRRNYIKILPGDRVKVELTPYDLTKGRITYRLRKK from the coding sequence TTGTCTAAACAAGATCTTATTGAAATGGAAGGGACCGTCACCGACTCACTGCCAAACGCAATGTTTCGAGTTGACTTGGATAATGGGTTTAATGTTCTAGCTCACATATCAGGTAAGATCCGGCGTAACTACATCAAGATCTTGCCTGGTGACAGAGTTAAGGTGGAATTAACTCCTTACGATTTAACAAAAGGGCGAATTACCTACCGTTTACGCAAGAAATAG
- a CDS encoding adenylate kinase — protein MVRLIFLGPPGAGKGTQAQALAACFGIPHISTGDILRAAVSQKTELGQKAQAYMDKGELVPDQLILEMVRERLHQDDVEPGWILDGFPRTTAQAVFLDQLLQEIHQSYNYVINFDVPDEVLIARLLQRGRQDDNEQVIRHRLDVYREQTTPLIDFYQKRNQLLSVHGDRHVEAVTTEIQHLVQSK, from the coding sequence GTGGTTCGATTGATCTTTTTGGGACCTCCAGGAGCAGGAAAAGGAACACAGGCACAAGCCTTGGCAGCATGTTTTGGTATCCCTCACATCTCCACGGGTGATATTTTGCGGGCTGCTGTTTCGCAAAAAACTGAACTGGGACAAAAAGCACAAGCTTATATGGATAAAGGGGAACTTGTGCCTGATCAACTTATTTTGGAGATGGTGCGAGAGCGCTTGCATCAAGATGATGTTGAGCCAGGGTGGATTTTGGATGGATTCCCCCGAACCACAGCACAAGCAGTGTTTCTCGATCAGCTTTTGCAAGAGATTCATCAATCCTACAATTACGTCATTAACTTTGATGTTCCGGATGAAGTACTCATTGCTCGCCTACTTCAACGTGGTCGCCAAGATGACAATGAGCAAGTCATTCGTCATCGTCTAGACGTTTATCGAGAACAAACTACCCCCCTCATTGACTTTTACCAGAAGCGCAACCAGCTACTTTCGGTTCATGGCGATCGTCATGTAGAAGCTGTGACGACAGAAATTCAACACCTTGTCCAGTCGAAATAG
- the secY gene encoding preprotein translocase subunit SecY, whose translation MVVSRDKTPTAQETFMQMAQAAGLRGRLLVTIGMLVLIRLGIYIPIPGIDRAAFQQGLQGSGLANLIGILDVLAGGGISAVGIFALGILPYINASIIMQLLATAVPSLEDLQKNEGEAGRRKISQITRYVAVGWAIFQSIGISLLLSRYAENPGPLFVAQTVLALTAGSMFVMWVGELITERGIGNGASLLIFVSIVSTLPRSLGQTIDLAQSGDRSLVGGVIILLLVFLAMIVGIVFVQEGTRRIPIISARRQVGRRLYLEKSSYLPLRLNQGGVMPIIFSYMVLFLPASLVNFFPNNPVLIQAVRYLSPGHWLNIVLYLVLILFFSYFYTSLIVNPIEMSQNLKKMGASIPGIRPGKATSDYIEKVLNRLTFLGAIFLGLVAIIPTAVEGATQVRTFQGLGATSLLILVGVAIDTAKQIQTYVISQRYEGMVKQ comes from the coding sequence ATGGTCGTTAGTCGAGACAAAACTCCGACAGCGCAAGAAACATTTATGCAAATGGCGCAAGCAGCTGGATTGAGAGGTCGGCTGCTTGTCACTATCGGTATGCTGGTTCTAATTAGATTAGGTATTTACATTCCAATTCCAGGAATCGATCGCGCTGCATTTCAACAAGGACTTCAAGGGAGCGGGCTCGCGAATTTAATTGGTATTCTGGATGTCCTGGCTGGGGGCGGTATCTCTGCAGTTGGTATATTTGCTCTAGGAATTTTGCCTTACATCAATGCCTCAATTATTATGCAGCTTTTGGCAACGGCAGTTCCTAGCCTTGAAGACTTGCAAAAAAACGAGGGAGAAGCAGGAAGACGTAAAATCTCTCAAATCACCCGCTATGTCGCAGTAGGATGGGCGATCTTCCAAAGCATTGGCATTTCGCTGTTGCTCAGCCGATATGCAGAAAATCCTGGTCCCTTGTTTGTCGCTCAAACTGTGCTTGCTTTAACGGCAGGCTCCATGTTTGTCATGTGGGTTGGTGAGCTAATTACAGAACGTGGCATTGGCAATGGAGCTTCCTTACTAATCTTTGTCAGTATTGTTTCAACCCTTCCGCGCTCGCTAGGTCAAACCATTGATCTTGCTCAAAGTGGCGATCGAAGCTTGGTTGGAGGAGTCATTATCCTGCTGCTAGTTTTTCTAGCAATGATTGTTGGCATTGTCTTTGTTCAAGAAGGCACTCGGCGAATTCCGATTATTTCCGCTCGCCGTCAAGTTGGTCGTCGGTTGTACCTGGAAAAGAGCAGTTATCTGCCCCTGCGATTGAACCAGGGTGGAGTAATGCCAATTATTTTTTCATACATGGTTCTATTCCTACCTGCTTCCCTCGTCAACTTCTTTCCTAACAATCCAGTTTTAATTCAGGCTGTTCGCTACCTCAGTCCTGGGCATTGGCTAAATATTGTTCTGTATCTTGTACTGATTCTGTTCTTCAGCTACTTCTACACATCCCTTATTGTTAATCCCATTGAGATGTCTCAGAACCTGAAGAAGATGGGAGCAAGCATTCCAGGAATCCGTCCAGGTAAGGCAACCAGTGATTACATCGAAAAAGTTCTAAACCGCTTAACTTTTCTAGGTGCAATTTTTCTAGGTTTAGTTGCAATTATTCCAACAGCTGTTGAAGGAGCAACCCAGGTTAGAACTTTTCAAGGGTTAGGAGCAACTTCACTGCTCATCCTAGTGGGTGTTGCGATCGATACTGCAAAGCAAATCCAAACTTATGTGATTTCTCAACGCTACGAAGGAATGGTGAAACAATAG
- the rplO gene encoding 50S ribosomal protein L15 — MRLEDASPKQGSQKRRRRVGRGISAGQGASCGFGMRGQKSRSGSGTRPGFEGGQMPLYRRIPKLKHFQLINRKQYTIINLSDLEPVAANSNVTLASLISDGIVTTDDGPLKVLGDGDLSVALNVQAAAFTKSARAKIEAAGGSCEIVS, encoded by the coding sequence ATGAGACTAGAAGACGCTTCACCGAAACAAGGTTCTCAGAAACGCCGCCGCCGAGTCGGTCGTGGTATTTCAGCAGGACAAGGAGCAAGTTGCGGGTTTGGAATGCGCGGTCAGAAATCTCGCTCTGGTAGTGGAACTCGCCCAGGGTTTGAAGGCGGTCAAATGCCTCTCTATCGGCGTATTCCCAAACTCAAGCATTTTCAGCTAATTAACCGCAAGCAGTACACCATCATCAACCTGAGTGACCTTGAGCCAGTTGCAGCAAACAGCAATGTGACACTAGCATCACTAATCTCTGATGGTATTGTTACAACTGATGATGGTCCTCTCAAAGTTTTAGGAGATGGTGACTTAAGTGTGGCATTGAACGTACAAGCAGCAGCATTTACCAAATCTGCTCGTGCCAAAATTGAAGCGGCTGGCGGTAGCTGTGAAATCGTAAGCTAG
- the rpsE gene encoding 30S ribosomal protein S5, which translates to MANRRKSSRTKEKETDWQERVVQIRRVTKVVKGGKKLSFRAIVIVGNEKGQVGVGVGKASDVIGAVRKGVADGKKHLIDVPLTKANSIPHPVNGSGGGAKVMMRPAAPGTGVIAGGAVRTVLELAGVKNILAKQLGSGNPLNNARAAANALASLRTFAEVAEERGVPVESLYG; encoded by the coding sequence ATGGCGAATCGTCGTAAGAGTAGCCGTACTAAGGAAAAGGAAACTGACTGGCAAGAGCGTGTTGTTCAAATCCGCCGTGTAACCAAGGTGGTAAAGGGAGGCAAAAAATTAAGCTTCCGAGCGATCGTAATTGTCGGTAACGAGAAGGGACAAGTTGGCGTAGGGGTTGGAAAAGCAAGTGATGTTATTGGTGCTGTCCGTAAAGGAGTAGCGGATGGCAAAAAGCACTTGATTGATGTGCCTCTCACAAAAGCAAACTCTATTCCTCATCCTGTCAATGGCAGTGGAGGAGGTGCGAAAGTAATGATGCGCCCTGCTGCACCAGGTACAGGTGTAATTGCTGGGGGGGCAGTTCGTACTGTTCTCGAGCTTGCAGGAGTGAAGAACATTCTGGCAAAGCAGCTAGGTTCTGGCAATCCCCTCAACAATGCTCGTGCTGCCGCGAATGCTTTAGCATCTTTACGTACATTTGCTGAGGTAGCAGAAGAGCGAGGAGTTCCAGTAGAGAGCTTGTACGGATAA
- the rplR gene encoding 50S ribosomal protein L18, with amino-acid sequence MKLTRKESVQRRHRRVRRKVFGTSERPRLAVFRSNQHIYVQVIDDTRHHTLAAASTLEADLKPDLATGANCEASVKVGQLIAERAIAKGIQQVVFDRGGNLYHGRIKALADAAREGGLSF; translated from the coding sequence ATGAAACTGACTCGTAAGGAATCTGTTCAGCGACGCCATCGTCGGGTTCGTCGCAAAGTCTTTGGGACCTCAGAGCGTCCTAGATTGGCTGTGTTTCGTTCAAATCAACACATCTATGTGCAAGTAATTGATGATACCCGCCATCACACGCTTGCTGCTGCTTCAACGCTTGAGGCAGATCTCAAGCCAGATCTTGCAACCGGTGCAAACTGTGAAGCTTCTGTTAAGGTAGGACAACTAATTGCCGAGCGTGCGATCGCCAAGGGCATTCAGCAAGTTGTTTTTGATCGTGGTGGAAATCTCTACCACGGACGCATTAAGGCACTAGCAGATGCTGCCCGGGAAGGCGGGCTTAGCTTCTAA
- the rplF gene encoding 50S ribosomal protein L6, whose protein sequence is MSRIGKRPIPIPQKVTIALDGQQVTVKGPKGELSRSLPAEVEITQEGETILVTRRNESRAARQRHGLSRTLVANMVEGVSQGFQRRLEIQGVGYRAQVQGRNLVLSVGYSHPVQIEPPDGIQLAVENNTNVVVTGINKEDVGNVAAKIRSVRPPEPYKGKGIRYAGELVRRKAGKAGKK, encoded by the coding sequence ATGTCTCGTATTGGCAAGCGCCCTATCCCTATCCCTCAAAAAGTAACAATTGCTTTAGATGGGCAGCAGGTTACAGTAAAAGGACCGAAAGGGGAACTCTCTAGAAGCCTGCCTGCTGAAGTCGAAATTACCCAGGAAGGCGAAACCATTCTCGTTACTCGTCGCAATGAATCTCGTGCAGCGCGCCAGCGACACGGCCTGTCTCGGACGCTGGTTGCAAACATGGTTGAAGGGGTCTCGCAGGGGTTCCAACGCCGCTTAGAGATTCAGGGCGTCGGTTATCGTGCTCAGGTTCAGGGACGCAACTTAGTACTTAGTGTTGGATACAGCCACCCTGTACAGATTGAACCACCTGACGGTATTCAGTTAGCGGTTGAAAATAACACAAACGTTGTTGTTACCGGAATTAATAAAGAGGATGTCGGTAACGTAGCCGCAAAAATTCGCTCTGTTCGTCCCCCTGAACCTTATAAGGGTAAAGGTATCCGTTACGCAGGCGAACTCGTCAGACGTAAGGCTGGAAAGGCAGGTAAGAAGTAA
- the rpsH gene encoding 30S ribosomal protein S8 produces MAANDTISDMLTRIRNANMARHQTTEIPSTKMTRSIARVLREEGFITDFNEQEEGVKRTLVVSLKYKGKNRRPIINALKRVSKPGLRVYSNRKELPRVLGGIGIAIISTSSGIMTDRDARRQGLGGEVLCYIW; encoded by the coding sequence ATGGCGGCTAACGACACAATTTCAGATATGCTGACGCGCATCCGCAATGCAAATATGGCGCGGCATCAAACTACAGAAATTCCATCCACTAAGATGACTCGCAGCATTGCTAGAGTTTTACGTGAAGAAGGATTTATCACAGACTTCAATGAGCAAGAGGAAGGCGTAAAGCGGACGCTTGTCGTCTCACTAAAGTACAAAGGCAAGAATCGTCGTCCTATTATCAATGCCTTAAAGCGGGTTAGCAAACCCGGACTGCGCGTCTACTCTAACCGCAAGGAACTCCCTCGTGTTCTTGGTGGCATCGGTATCGCAATCATTTCTACCTCCAGTGGCATCATGACCGATCGCGATGCGCGTCGCCAGGGGCTTGGTGGTGAAGTACTTTGCTATATCTGGTAA
- the rplE gene encoding 50S ribosomal protein L5 yields the protein MAEKLKALYQDKVIPKLTEQFKYENVHQVPKLVKVTVNRGLGEASQNAKALESSINEIALITGQKPVVTRAKKAIAGFKLRQGMPVGIMVTLRSDRMYAFLDRLLNLALPRIRDFRGVSPKSFDGRGNYTLGVREQLIFPEMEYDSIDQIRGMDISIITTANTDEEGRALLKELGMPFREI from the coding sequence ATGGCAGAGAAACTAAAGGCACTTTACCAAGACAAAGTTATACCTAAGCTGACAGAGCAGTTTAAGTATGAAAACGTCCATCAAGTTCCTAAGCTTGTTAAGGTTACGGTCAATCGGGGATTAGGTGAAGCATCACAAAATGCAAAGGCACTTGAGTCCTCAATAAACGAGATTGCTCTAATCACTGGACAGAAACCTGTTGTTACCCGAGCAAAAAAGGCAATCGCAGGTTTCAAGCTTCGCCAAGGAATGCCAGTGGGAATTATGGTAACGCTGCGATCCGATCGCATGTATGCCTTCTTGGATCGCTTACTTAATCTTGCTCTCCCAAGAATTCGTGACTTCCGAGGTGTCAGCCCAAAGAGCTTTGATGGTCGCGGTAACTATACATTGGGCGTCCGTGAGCAACTTATCTTTCCTGAAATGGAGTACGACTCCATTGATCAAATTCGAGGAATGGATATTTCGATCATCACAACAGCCAACACCGATGAAGAGGGTCGCGCCTTGCTTAAAGAACTAGGCATGCCCTTCCGAGAAATCTGA
- the rplX gene encoding 50S ribosomal protein L24, with protein MHIKKGDTVQVISGKEKGKIGEVLTTFPETSKVVIKGVNVRTKHVKPQQEGESGQIQTFEAPIHSSNVMLYSTQQKVASRVCYTFNADGRKVRMLKKTGEVID; from the coding sequence ATGCATATCAAGAAGGGCGATACCGTCCAGGTCATCTCGGGCAAAGAGAAAGGCAAAATTGGCGAAGTACTAACAACATTTCCTGAAACCAGCAAGGTTGTAATCAAGGGTGTGAATGTTCGTACTAAGCACGTTAAGCCTCAGCAGGAAGGTGAATCAGGGCAAATTCAAACCTTTGAAGCTCCTATTCACAGTTCAAATGTGATGCTTTACTCTACTCAACAAAAGGTTGCTAGTCGAGTTTGCTACACCTTCAATGCAGACGGACGTAAAGTACGGATGCTGAAGAAGACTGGAGAAGTGATTGACTAA
- the rplN gene encoding 50S ribosomal protein L14 yields MIQQETYLNVADNSGARKLMCIRVLGGNRRYANVGDVIIAVVKDAIPNMAVKKSDVVRAVVVRTKKGLRRDSGMSIRFDDNAAVIINAEGNPRGTRVFGPVARELRDKNFTKIISLAPEVL; encoded by the coding sequence ATGATTCAGCAAGAAACTTACCTGAATGTGGCAGATAACAGCGGCGCACGTAAGTTGATGTGCATTCGAGTATTGGGCGGTAATCGCCGCTATGCCAATGTAGGCGATGTCATTATTGCGGTGGTTAAAGACGCAATTCCAAATATGGCGGTCAAAAAGTCTGATGTTGTTCGTGCTGTTGTAGTACGGACAAAAAAAGGACTTCGACGGGATAGCGGTATGAGCATTCGCTTTGATGATAATGCAGCAGTCATTATCAATGCAGAGGGCAACCCAAGAGGCACTCGGGTGTTTGGTCCAGTTGCGCGCGAACTGCGTGATAAAAACTTCACGAAAATTATTTCCTTGGCTCCGGAGGTGCTGTGA
- the rpsQ gene encoding 30S ribosomal protein S17: MAVKERVGLVVSDKMDKTVVVAVENRAPHPKYRKIMVRTKRYKAHDEENKCRVGDRVRIQETRPLSRTKRWAVVDVLENAANV, encoded by the coding sequence ATGGCAGTTAAAGAACGGGTTGGCTTGGTCGTTAGCGACAAAATGGACAAAACGGTAGTTGTTGCCGTTGAAAACCGTGCACCTCACCCTAAATACCGCAAGATTATGGTTCGAACCAAGCGGTACAAGGCTCACGACGAAGAGAACAAGTGTCGGGTGGGCGATCGGGTTCGGATTCAAGAAACTCGACCCCTCAGCCGTACCAAGCGCTGGGCTGTTGTCGATGTCCTTGAAAATGCCGCAAACGTCTAA
- the rpmC gene encoding 50S ribosomal protein L29, which produces MALPKIGEIRDLNDAEISEQIVSVKKELFQLRFQKATRRLEKPHQFKHLRHRLSQLMTIERERQIANAQSAAQEE; this is translated from the coding sequence ATGGCTCTGCCTAAAATTGGGGAAATTCGAGATCTCAACGATGCTGAGATCAGTGAGCAAATTGTATCAGTCAAGAAAGAATTGTTTCAATTGCGCTTTCAAAAGGCGACTCGTCGCTTGGAAAAGCCTCATCAATTCAAACATCTTCGCCATCGACTGTCGCAATTGATGACTATAGAGCGGGAACGGCAGATAGCGAATGCTCAATCTGCTGCACAGGAGGAATAG
- the rplP gene encoding 50S ribosomal protein L16, producing the protein MLSPRRTKFRKQQRGRMTGLATSGNEISFGDFALQALEPSWITSRQIEASRRAMTRYIRRGGKIWIRIFPDKPVTMRPAETRMGSGKGNPEFWVAVVKPGRIMFEIAGVPEATAREAMRLASFKLPIKTKFIMREAEES; encoded by the coding sequence ATGTTAAGTCCTAGAAGAACTAAATTCCGTAAGCAACAGCGCGGACGGATGACTGGGTTGGCAACTTCAGGAAATGAGATCAGCTTCGGTGATTTCGCACTGCAAGCCCTTGAACCTTCTTGGATCACCTCCCGCCAGATAGAAGCTAGTCGTCGAGCAATGACTCGCTATATTCGTCGCGGTGGCAAAATCTGGATCCGGATATTTCCAGATAAGCCTGTAACAATGCGTCCTGCTGAAACTCGCATGGGTTCCGGTAAAGGGAATCCTGAGTTCTGGGTTGCAGTGGTGAAACCAGGTCGGATTATGTTTGAGATCGCTGGAGTTCCTGAAGCGACTGCTCGTGAAGCAATGCGACTTGCATCCTTCAAGCTGCCTATCAAGACGAAGTTCATTATGCGCGAAGCAGAGGAGTCGTAA
- the rpsC gene encoding 30S ribosomal protein S3 → MGQKIHPVGFRLGITQEHRSRWFADSSRYPKLLQEDYTIRNFLEKNPMKLKSLESPGIAQIRIERKADQIDLEIHTARPGVVVGRGGQGIEELRVGLQKALGDSNRQIRINVVEVARVDADASLIAEYVAQQLERRVSFRRVVRQAIQRAQRAGIEGIKIQVSGRLNGAEIARTEYTREGKVPLHTLRADIDFSYKTAQTIYGILGIKVWVFKGEIIPGQEEVAPTTPANQPRRRQPRRRQQYEDRSNEA, encoded by the coding sequence GTGGGACAAAAAATTCATCCAGTCGGTTTCCGGCTCGGCATTACTCAGGAGCATCGCTCTCGCTGGTTTGCTGATTCCAGTCGTTACCCCAAACTTTTACAGGAAGACTATACCATTCGGAACTTCCTGGAAAAGAACCCTATGAAGCTCAAGAGCCTAGAAAGCCCTGGTATTGCTCAAATTCGAATTGAACGTAAAGCAGATCAGATTGACCTAGAAATTCATACCGCTCGTCCGGGTGTTGTTGTAGGTCGTGGTGGACAGGGAATTGAAGAGCTTCGGGTAGGGCTTCAAAAGGCTCTAGGCGATAGCAACCGTCAGATTCGGATCAATGTTGTTGAAGTTGCACGCGTTGATGCAGACGCTTCTTTAATTGCTGAGTATGTTGCCCAACAGCTAGAACGACGGGTTTCTTTCCGTCGAGTTGTGCGGCAAGCGATTCAAAGAGCGCAACGGGCAGGAATCGAGGGCATTAAAATCCAGGTTAGTGGTCGCTTGAACGGGGCTGAAATTGCCCGCACGGAATATACCCGTGAAGGCAAGGTTCCTCTTCATACACTTCGCGCTGACATTGATTTTTCCTACAAGACAGCCCAGACCATCTATGGAATTCTGGGGATCAAGGTTTGGGTTTTCAAAGGAGAAATCATTCCTGGACAGGAAGAAGTTGCTCCAACTACTCCAGCCAATCAACCGCGTCGTCGCCAACCGCGTCGCCGTCAACAATACGAAGATCGCTCTAATGAAGCGTAG
- the rplV gene encoding 50S ribosomal protein L22, with product MPIISSEEVKAVARYIRMSPFKVRRVLDQIRGRSYREALIILEFMPYRACDPVLKVLRSAVANAEHNAGYTPGDLVITQAFADQGPVLKRFRPRAQGRAYQIRKPTCHITIVVAPGAETAE from the coding sequence ATGCCAATTATTAGTTCTGAAGAAGTCAAAGCGGTTGCCCGCTATATCCGAATGTCCCCCTTTAAGGTACGTCGCGTTCTCGACCAAATTCGGGGACGGTCTTACCGAGAGGCCCTGATTATTCTGGAATTTATGCCTTATCGCGCCTGCGATCCGGTGCTGAAGGTTTTGCGCTCTGCAGTCGCAAACGCAGAACACAATGCCGGATATACACCTGGTGATCTTGTCATCACTCAGGCATTTGCAGATCAAGGCCCTGTGTTGAAGCGGTTCCGTCCTCGCGCTCAGGGACGGGCTTATCAAATCCGCAAACCAACCTGCCATATCACAATCGTCGTTGCTCCTGGCGCAGAAACTGCAGAGTAG